Proteins encoded within one genomic window of Citrobacter amalonaticus Y19:
- the ampE gene encoding beta-lactamase regulator AmpE produces MTLFTTLLVLLVERLFKLGEHWQFDHRLDAFFRRVKRFSVTRTLGMMIIAMVVTFLLLRALEGLLFNVPTVVAWILIGLLCIGAGKVRMHYHAYLNAAARDDAHARTAMASELTMIHGVPPDCNEREFLRELQNALLWINFRFYIAPLFWLIVGGPWGPVLLVGYAFLRSWQSWLARYQTPHERLQSGIDAILHVLDWIPVRLAGVVYALIGHGEKALPAWFASLADLHTSQYQVLTRLAQFSLAREPHTDKVETPKAAVSMAKKTSFALVVVIAVLTIYGTLI; encoded by the coding sequence ATGACGCTATTTACGACATTACTGGTGCTGCTCGTCGAGCGCCTGTTTAAGCTGGGCGAACACTGGCAGTTCGATCACCGTTTAGACGCTTTTTTCCGCCGGGTCAAACGCTTCTCGGTGACGCGAACGCTGGGGATGATGATCATCGCGATGGTGGTCACGTTCCTGTTGCTACGCGCGCTGGAAGGTCTGTTATTTAATGTACCGACGGTCGTGGCGTGGATTCTGATCGGGCTACTGTGTATCGGCGCGGGTAAAGTGCGGATGCACTATCATGCCTATCTTAACGCGGCGGCGCGCGATGATGCGCATGCCCGAACGGCGATGGCCAGCGAACTGACGATGATTCATGGCGTCCCACCGGATTGCAATGAGCGTGAGTTTTTGCGTGAACTGCAAAACGCGCTGCTGTGGATCAACTTCCGTTTCTATATCGCACCGTTGTTCTGGCTGATCGTCGGCGGTCCGTGGGGGCCGGTACTGCTGGTGGGCTACGCCTTCCTGCGTTCGTGGCAGTCCTGGCTGGCGCGTTATCAGACGCCGCATGAGCGTTTACAGTCCGGTATCGATGCCATTCTTCATGTTCTGGACTGGATCCCGGTACGTCTGGCGGGCGTGGTGTATGCCCTGATCGGCCATGGCGAAAAAGCGTTGCCCGCGTGGTTTGCTTCGCTGGCGGATTTGCACACCTCGCAGTATCAGGTATTAACGCGCCTGGCGCAGTTCTCACTGGCGCGTGAGCCGCATACCGATAAGGTTGAAACGCCGAAAGCGGCGGTTTCTATGGCGAAGAAAACGTCGTTTGCCTTAGTGGTGGTGATTGCCGTGCTGACCATTTACGGCACGTTGATTTAA
- a CDS encoding family 43 glycosylhydrolase yields the protein MQNWPNPFIEQRADPFILRDGSDYYFIASVPEYDRLEIRRADSLEGLRTATPVVVWRKPEQGPMSELIWAPEIHHLDGRWIIYFAAAPTQALDKLGMFQHRMYALECTNTDPLTGHWVEKGQVKTPFDTFALDATTFRHQGKQWYLWAQKSPDITGNSNIYLAELDNPWTIKGQPVMLSKPEYDWECRGFWVNEGPAVLTHGDRLFISYSASATDENYCMGLLWIDIHADPLNPANWHKSPQPVFTTSRENRQYGPGHNSFTQTPEGDDVLVYHARNYTEIEGDPLYDPNRHTRLKLIRWDENGMPDFGIPPADTL from the coding sequence ATGCAAAACTGGCCCAACCCGTTTATTGAACAACGCGCCGATCCGTTTATCCTGCGCGACGGCAGTGACTACTATTTTATTGCCTCAGTGCCGGAATATGACCGGCTGGAAATCCGCCGGGCGGATTCACTGGAAGGATTGCGCACGGCAACGCCCGTTGTTGTCTGGCGCAAACCCGAACAGGGTCCGATGAGCGAACTGATCTGGGCACCGGAAATTCATCACCTCGACGGCAGGTGGATAATCTACTTTGCCGCCGCCCCTACTCAGGCGCTCGATAAACTGGGTATGTTTCAGCACCGGATGTACGCGCTGGAGTGCACGAATACCGATCCACTCACCGGACACTGGGTCGAAAAAGGTCAGGTGAAAACACCGTTTGATACCTTTGCGCTCGATGCCACAACGTTCCGCCATCAGGGAAAGCAATGGTATCTGTGGGCGCAAAAATCGCCCGATATCACCGGTAACTCCAACATTTATCTGGCGGAACTGGACAATCCCTGGACGATTAAAGGCCAGCCGGTGATGCTCAGCAAACCGGAGTACGACTGGGAGTGTCGGGGTTTTTGGGTCAATGAGGGGCCAGCTGTGTTAACTCACGGTGACAGGCTGTTCATCAGCTACTCCGCAAGCGCCACGGACGAAAACTACTGCATGGGATTGTTATGGATAGATATCCACGCCGATCCGCTGAATCCGGCAAACTGGCACAAATCCCCACAGCCAGTGTTTACTACCAGCAGGGAAAATCGTCAGTATGGGCCCGGGCACAACAGCTTTACCCAAACACCGGAGGGCGATGACGTGCTGGTGTATCACGCACGCAACTATACTGAAATTGAAGGCGATCCGCTCTACGATCCTAATCGCCATACCCGTCTTAAACTGATTCGTTGGGATGAAAACGGGATGCCAGACTTCGGCATCCCGCCCGCGGATACGCTTTAA
- a CDS encoding glycoside-pentoside-hexuronide (GPH):cation symporter, giving the protein MDTGKLSVREKIGYGMGDAGCNIIFGAIMLFVNYFYTDIFGLAPALVGVLLLSVRVIDAVTDPIMGAIADRTQSKYGRFRPWLLWIAFPYALFSILMFTTPEWTYNSKVIYAFVTYFLLSITYTAINIPYCSLGGVITNDPKERVACQSYRFVLVGIATLLLSLTLLPMVDWFGGDNKAKGYQLAMTVLAIIGMCMFLFCFATVRERVRPAVPTHDDMRNDFKDVWKNDQWVRILLLTLCNVCPGFIRMAATMYYVTWVMGQSTHFATLFISLGVVGMMIGSVLAKVLTDRWCKLKVFFWTNIALALFSSAFYFFDPKATMMIVALYFLLNILHQIPSPLHWSLMADVDDYGEWKTGKRITGISFSGNLFFLKLGLAIAGAMVGFLLSWYGYDAGAKAQSDSAINGIVLLFTVIPGVGYLITAGVVRLLKVDRELMKQIQDDLEKRRTNYRELNDYQDLKATETVRKA; this is encoded by the coding sequence ATGGATACAGGTAAACTGTCGGTAAGAGAAAAGATTGGGTATGGCATGGGCGATGCCGGATGCAACATCATCTTTGGCGCTATCATGCTGTTTGTGAACTATTTTTACACAGATATTTTTGGTCTCGCCCCGGCGCTAGTAGGCGTATTATTACTGTCAGTACGCGTTATTGATGCCGTTACCGACCCCATCATGGGCGCCATTGCCGATCGGACGCAAAGTAAATATGGCCGTTTTCGTCCGTGGCTATTGTGGATTGCCTTCCCCTACGCGCTGTTCAGCATTCTGATGTTCACCACCCCGGAGTGGACTTATAACAGCAAGGTTATCTATGCGTTTGTCACTTACTTCCTGTTATCGATTACCTACACGGCAATCAATATTCCTTACTGCTCGCTGGGCGGCGTGATCACCAACGACCCGAAAGAGCGCGTGGCCTGTCAGTCTTACCGCTTTGTGTTGGTCGGCATCGCAACATTGCTGCTGTCGCTCACCCTGCTGCCCATGGTTGACTGGTTTGGCGGTGATAACAAAGCGAAGGGCTATCAACTGGCGATGACCGTGCTGGCCATTATCGGCATGTGCATGTTCCTGTTTTGTTTTGCCACCGTTCGCGAGCGTGTGCGCCCTGCCGTTCCCACCCACGACGACATGAGGAATGACTTCAAAGACGTGTGGAAAAACGATCAGTGGGTACGCATTCTGCTGCTGACGCTGTGCAACGTCTGTCCAGGCTTCATCCGTATGGCGGCAACCATGTACTACGTCACCTGGGTTATGGGGCAAAGCACCCACTTCGCCACGCTTTTTATCAGCCTCGGCGTTGTTGGCATGATGATCGGCAGCGTGCTGGCGAAAGTGCTGACTGACCGCTGGTGTAAGCTGAAGGTGTTCTTCTGGACCAACATCGCGCTGGCCCTTTTCTCAAGCGCGTTTTACTTCTTCGATCCCAAAGCCACGATGATGATTGTGGCGCTCTACTTCCTGCTCAATATTCTGCATCAGATCCCGTCGCCGCTGCACTGGTCGCTGATGGCGGATGTTGACGACTACGGCGAATGGAAAACGGGCAAGCGTATTACCGGTATCAGCTTCTCGGGCAACCTGTTCTTCCTGAAGCTCGGTCTGGCGATTGCCGGCGCGATGGTCGGTTTCCTGCTCTCGTGGTACGGCTACGATGCAGGGGCAAAAGCACAAAGCGATTCCGCCATCAACGGCATCGTGTTGCTCTTTACCGTGATTCCGGGTGTCGGCTACCTGATTACCGCCGGCGTGGTGCGTCTGCTGAAAGTTGACCGCGAACTGATGAAACAGATTCAGGACGATCTGGAAAAACGCCGCACCAACTACCGCGAACTCAATGATTATCAGGATCTGAAAGCCACTGAAACCGTAAGGAAAGCCTGA
- the aroP gene encoding aromatic amino acid transporter AroP, translated as MMDSQQHGEQLKRGLKNRHIQLIALGGAIGTGLFLGSASVIQSAGPGIILGYAIAGFIAFLIMRQLGEMVVEEPVAGSFSHFAYKYWGSFAGFASGWNYWVLYVLVAMAELTAVGKYIQFWWPEIPTWVSAAVFFIAINAINLTNVKVFGEMEFWFAIIKVIAVVAMILFGGWLLFSGNGGPQASVSNLWTQGGFLPHGFTGLVMMMAIIMFSFGGLELVGITAAEADNPEQSIPKATNQVIYRILIFYVGSLAVLLSLMPWTRVTADVSPFVLIFHELGDTFVANALNVVVLTAALSVYNSCVYCNSRMLFGLAQQGNAPKILLTIDKRGVPVNTIIVSALVTALCVLINYMAPESAFGLLMALVVSALVINWAMISLAHIKFRRAKQQQGVKTRFPALFYPLGNWVCLLFMAAVLVIMLITPGMAISVYLIPVWLVVLGIGYLCKQKTAKTAKAH; from the coding sequence ATGATGGACAGTCAGCAGCACGGCGAGCAGCTAAAGCGCGGCCTTAAGAACCGCCATATCCAGCTTATCGCGCTGGGCGGCGCGATAGGAACAGGCCTGTTCCTGGGAAGCGCCTCCGTTATCCAGTCCGCAGGCCCCGGTATTATTCTGGGTTATGCGATAGCGGGTTTTATTGCCTTCCTTATTATGCGTCAGTTGGGTGAGATGGTGGTTGAAGAGCCGGTTGCCGGTTCGTTCAGTCACTTTGCCTATAAGTACTGGGGGAGTTTTGCAGGCTTTGCGTCGGGCTGGAACTATTGGGTGCTGTACGTGCTGGTCGCGATGGCGGAACTGACCGCCGTCGGTAAGTACATTCAGTTCTGGTGGCCGGAGATCCCCACCTGGGTTTCGGCAGCCGTCTTCTTTATCGCTATCAACGCCATCAACCTGACCAACGTAAAAGTGTTTGGTGAGATGGAGTTCTGGTTTGCCATCATCAAAGTTATCGCCGTGGTAGCGATGATCCTGTTCGGCGGCTGGCTGCTGTTTAGCGGCAACGGTGGCCCGCAGGCCAGCGTCAGCAACTTGTGGACTCAAGGTGGCTTCCTGCCACATGGCTTCACCGGTCTGGTGATGATGATGGCCATCATCATGTTCTCGTTTGGTGGCCTTGAATTAGTCGGGATCACCGCCGCCGAAGCGGATAACCCGGAGCAAAGCATCCCCAAAGCCACTAACCAGGTTATCTACCGTATTCTGATCTTCTATGTGGGTTCGCTGGCCGTCCTGCTCTCTCTGATGCCATGGACGCGTGTTACCGCTGACGTCAGCCCGTTTGTCCTGATCTTCCACGAACTGGGCGATACCTTTGTGGCAAACGCGCTGAACGTTGTGGTACTGACGGCGGCGCTGTCGGTGTACAACAGCTGCGTTTACTGTAACAGCCGCATGCTGTTTGGTCTGGCGCAACAGGGTAACGCCCCAAAAATCCTGCTCACTATCGACAAACGCGGCGTACCGGTGAATACCATCATCGTCTCGGCGCTGGTGACGGCACTGTGCGTGTTGATCAACTACATGGCGCCGGAATCCGCCTTCGGTCTGCTGATGGCGCTGGTGGTCTCCGCACTGGTGATAAACTGGGCGATGATCAGTCTTGCGCACATCAAGTTCCGCCGCGCCAAACAGCAACAAGGTGTGAAGACTCGCTTCCCGGCGCTGTTCTACCCGTTGGGTAACTGGGTCTGCCTGCTCTTCATGGCGGCCGTACTGGTGATTATGCTGATAACGCCGGGTATGGCGATTTCGGTCTACCTGATCCCGGTATGGCTGGTTGTTTTAGGTATCGGTTACCTGTGCAAACAGAAAACCGCAAAGACGGCGAAAGCGCATTAA
- the pdhR gene encoding pyruvate dehydrogenase complex transcriptional repressor PdhR encodes MAYSKIRQPKLSDVIEQQLEFLILEGTLRPGEKLPPERELAKQFDVSRPSLREAIQRLEAKGLLLRRQGGGTFVQSSLWQSFSDPLVELLSDHPESQFDLLETRHALEGIAAYYAALRSTDEDKTRIRELHHAIELAQESGDRDAESDAVLQYQIAVTEAAHNVVLLHLLRCMEPMLAQNVRQNFELLYSRREMLPLVSSHRTRIFEAIIAGKPEEAREASHRHLAFIEEILLDRSREESRRERALRRLEQRKN; translated from the coding sequence ATGGCCTACAGCAAAATCCGCCAACCAAAATTATCCGATGTGATTGAGCAACAGCTGGAGTTTTTGATCCTCGAGGGCACACTGCGCCCGGGCGAAAAGCTCCCACCGGAACGCGAACTGGCGAAACAGTTCGACGTCTCCCGTCCCTCCTTGCGTGAGGCGATTCAACGTCTCGAAGCGAAGGGATTGCTGCTTCGTCGCCAGGGCGGCGGCACTTTTGTTCAGAGCAGCCTGTGGCAGAGCTTTAGCGATCCACTGGTAGAACTGCTCTCCGACCATCCTGAATCCCAGTTTGACCTGCTTGAGACGCGCCATGCGCTGGAAGGCATTGCTGCATACTACGCAGCGCTGCGCAGCACGGATGAAGACAAAACACGCATTCGCGAACTGCACCATGCCATTGAACTGGCGCAAGAGTCCGGTGACCGCGATGCCGAGTCCGATGCCGTCCTCCAGTATCAAATTGCTGTCACCGAAGCGGCACACAATGTGGTTTTACTTCATCTGCTACGGTGTATGGAACCCATGCTGGCCCAGAACGTTCGTCAGAACTTCGAATTGCTCTATTCGCGTCGCGAGATGCTTCCGTTGGTGAGTAGTCACCGCACCCGTATTTTCGAAGCGATTATTGCCGGTAAGCCAGAAGAGGCGCGTGAAGCATCACATCGCCATCTGGCGTTTATCGAAGAAATTCTGCTCGACCGAAGCCGTGAGGAGAGCCGTCGTGAACGCGCCTTACGTCGTCTGGAACAGCGAAAGAATTAG
- the aceE gene encoding pyruvate dehydrogenase (acetyl-transferring), homodimeric type: MSERFPNDVDPIETRDWLQAIESVIREEGVERAQYLIDQLLSEARKGGVKVAAGTGASNYINTIAVEDEPEYPGNLELERRIRSAIRWNAIMTVLRASKKDLELGGHMASFQSSATVYDVCFNHFFRARNEQDGGDLVYFQGHISPGIYARAFLEGRLTEEQMDNFRQEVHGNGLSSYPHPKLMPEFWQFPTVSMGLGPIGAIYQAKFLKYLEHRGLKDTSKQTVYAFLGDGEMDEPESKGAITIATREKLDNLVFVINCNLQRLDGPVTGNGKIVNELEGIFEGAGWNVIKVMWGGRWDELLRKDTSGKLIQLMNETVDGDYQTFKSKDGAYVREHFFGKYPETAALVADWTDEQIWALNRGGHDPKKVYAALKKAQETKGKATVILAHTIKGYGMGDTAEGKNIAHQVKKMNMDGVRHIRDRFNVPVTDEQVEKLSYITFPEGSEEHKYLHERRQALHGYLPSRQPNFTEKLELPTLEDFGALLEEQNKEISTTIAFVRALNVMLKNKSIKDRLVPIIADEARTFGMEGLFRQIGIYSPNGQQYTPQDREQVAYYKEDEKGQILQEGINELGAGSSWLAAATSYSTNNLPMIPFYIYYSMFGFQRIGDLCWAAGDQQARGFLIGGTSGRTTLNGEGLQHEDGHSHIQSLTIPNCISYDPSYAYEVAVIMHDGLERMYGEKQENVYYYITTLNENYHMPAMPEGAEEGIRKGIYKLETLEGSKGKVQLLGSGSILRHVREAAQILAKDYGVGSDVYSVTSFTELARDGQDCERWNMLHPLETPRVPYIAQVMNDAPAVASTDYMKLFAEQVRTYVPADDYRVLGTDGFGRSDSRENLRHHFEVDASYVVVAALGELAKRGEIDKKVVADAITKFNIDAEKVNPRLA; the protein is encoded by the coding sequence ATGTCAGAACGTTTCCCAAATGACGTGGATCCGATCGAAACTCGCGACTGGCTACAGGCGATCGAATCGGTCATCCGTGAAGAAGGTGTTGAGCGCGCTCAGTATCTGATCGACCAGCTTCTTTCTGAAGCCCGCAAAGGCGGCGTGAAAGTAGCGGCAGGTACTGGGGCAAGCAATTACATCAACACTATTGCCGTTGAAGATGAGCCGGAATACCCGGGCAATCTGGAGCTGGAGCGTCGTATTCGTTCTGCTATCCGTTGGAACGCCATCATGACCGTGCTGCGTGCGTCTAAAAAAGACCTCGAGCTGGGCGGCCACATGGCATCCTTCCAGTCTTCTGCGACGGTGTATGACGTTTGCTTCAACCATTTCTTCCGCGCCCGCAATGAGCAGGATGGCGGCGACCTGGTTTACTTCCAGGGTCACATCTCTCCGGGCATTTACGCCCGTGCTTTCCTGGAAGGCCGTCTGACTGAAGAGCAGATGGACAATTTCCGTCAGGAAGTTCATGGCAATGGCCTGTCTTCCTACCCGCACCCGAAACTGATGCCTGAATTCTGGCAGTTCCCGACCGTTTCTATGGGGCTGGGCCCAATTGGCGCTATCTATCAGGCTAAATTCCTGAAATATCTGGAACACCGTGGCCTGAAAGACACCTCCAAACAGACCGTTTACGCTTTCCTGGGCGACGGTGAAATGGACGAGCCGGAATCCAAAGGGGCGATCACCATCGCGACCCGTGAAAAACTGGACAACCTGGTCTTCGTCATCAACTGTAACCTGCAGCGTCTGGACGGCCCGGTCACCGGTAACGGCAAAATCGTTAACGAACTGGAAGGCATCTTCGAGGGCGCTGGCTGGAACGTAATTAAAGTGATGTGGGGCGGTCGTTGGGATGAGCTGCTGCGTAAAGATACCAGCGGTAAACTGATCCAACTGATGAACGAAACCGTTGACGGCGACTACCAGACCTTCAAATCCAAAGATGGCGCGTACGTTCGTGAGCACTTCTTCGGTAAATACCCGGAAACCGCAGCACTGGTTGCAGACTGGACTGATGAGCAGATCTGGGCGCTGAACCGTGGCGGTCACGATCCGAAGAAAGTTTACGCGGCACTGAAAAAAGCGCAGGAAACCAAAGGCAAAGCAACAGTCATCCTGGCCCATACCATTAAAGGTTACGGCATGGGTGACACCGCCGAAGGTAAAAACATCGCGCACCAGGTGAAGAAAATGAACATGGACGGCGTGCGTCATATCCGCGACCGTTTCAATGTTCCTGTTACTGACGAGCAGGTTGAAAAACTGTCCTACATTACCTTCCCGGAAGGTTCTGAAGAACACAAGTATCTGCACGAACGTCGCCAGGCGCTGCACGGCTACCTGCCGAGCCGCCAGCCGAACTTCACTGAGAAGCTGGAACTGCCGACCCTGGAAGACTTCGGCGCGCTGCTGGAAGAGCAGAACAAAGAAATCTCTACCACTATCGCTTTCGTTCGTGCCCTGAACGTGATGCTGAAGAACAAATCGATCAAAGATCGTCTGGTTCCGATCATCGCCGACGAAGCGCGTACTTTCGGTATGGAAGGTCTGTTCCGTCAGATTGGTATTTACAGCCCGAACGGCCAGCAGTACACCCCGCAGGACCGTGAGCAGGTTGCGTACTACAAAGAAGACGAGAAAGGTCAGATTTTGCAGGAAGGGATCAACGAGCTGGGCGCAGGGTCTTCCTGGCTGGCTGCGGCGACCTCTTACAGCACCAATAACCTGCCGATGATTCCGTTCTACATCTACTACTCCATGTTCGGGTTCCAGCGTATCGGCGACCTGTGCTGGGCAGCAGGTGACCAGCAGGCGCGTGGCTTCCTGATTGGCGGGACGTCCGGTCGTACAACGCTGAACGGCGAAGGTTTGCAGCACGAAGATGGTCACAGCCATATTCAGTCTCTGACTATCCCGAACTGTATCTCTTACGATCCGTCTTACGCGTACGAAGTTGCGGTCATCATGCACGATGGTCTGGAGCGTATGTACGGTGAGAAACAAGAGAACGTTTACTACTACATCACCACGCTGAACGAAAACTACCACATGCCAGCCATGCCGGAAGGTGCTGAGGAAGGTATCCGTAAAGGTATCTACAAACTCGAAACCCTGGAAGGTAGCAAAGGTAAAGTTCAGCTGTTGGGCTCCGGTTCTATCCTGCGTCACGTTCGTGAAGCGGCACAGATCCTGGCGAAAGACTACGGCGTGGGCTCTGATGTGTACAGCGTCACTTCCTTTACTGAACTGGCCCGTGATGGTCAGGACTGTGAGCGCTGGAACATGCTGCACCCGCTGGAAACGCCACGCGTTCCGTACATCGCTCAGGTGATGAACGACGCGCCGGCTGTAGCCTCAACTGACTATATGAAACTGTTTGCCGAACAGGTTCGTACTTATGTACCGGCTGATGATTATCGTGTACTGGGTACCGACGGTTTCGGTCGCTCTGACAGCCGTGAAAACCTGCGTCACCACTTCGAAGTGGATGCTTCCTACGTGGTTGTAGCGGCACTGGGCGAACTGGCTAAACGTGGCGAAATCGATAAGAAAGTGGTTGCGGATGCAATTACCAAATTCAACATCGATGCAGAAAAAGTTAACCCGCGTCTGGCGTAA
- the aceF gene encoding pyruvate dehydrogenase complex dihydrolipoyllysine-residue acetyltransferase: MAIEIKVPDIGADEVEITEILVKVGDKVEAEQSLITVEGDKASMEVPSPQAGVVKEIKVSVGDKTETGALIMIFDSADGAAAAAPAPAEEKKEAAPTAAPAAAAAKEVHVPDIGGDEVEVTEIMVKVGDTVAAEQSLITVEGDKASMEVPAPFAGTVKEIKINTGDKVSTGSLIMVFEVAGAAPAAAPAQAAAPAAAAAPAASGAKDVNVPDIGGDEVEVTEVMVKVGDKVAAEQSLITVEGDKASMEVPAPFAGTVKEIKISTGDKVKTGSLIMVFEVEGAAPAAAPAAAPAPAAAAPAPAVKAAAPAAKVEGKSEFAENDAYVHATPLIRRLAREFGVNLAKVKGSGRKGRILREDVQTYVKDAIKRAEAAPAAAAGGGIPGMLPWPKVDFSKFGEIEEVELGRIQKISGANLSRNWVMIPHVTHFDKTDITDLEAFRKQQNAEAEKRKLDVKFTPVVFIMKAVAAALEQMPRFNSSLSEDGQRLTLKKYINIGVAVDTPNGLVVPVFKDVNKKSITELSRELTVISKKARDGKLTAGEMQGGCFTISSIGGLGTTHFAPIVNAPEVAILGVSKSAMEPVWNGKEFIPRLMMPISLSFDHRVIDGADGARFITIINNMLSDIRRLVM; encoded by the coding sequence ATGGCTATCGAAATCAAAGTACCGGACATCGGGGCAGATGAAGTTGAAATCACCGAGATCCTGGTCAAAGTGGGCGACAAAGTTGAAGCAGAACAGTCGCTGATCACCGTAGAAGGCGATAAAGCCTCTATGGAAGTTCCGTCTCCGCAGGCTGGCGTTGTTAAAGAGATCAAAGTCTCTGTTGGCGACAAAACCGAGACCGGCGCACTTATCATGATATTCGATTCCGCTGACGGTGCAGCAGCCGCTGCACCTGCTCCGGCAGAAGAGAAGAAAGAAGCGGCTCCGACAGCAGCACCAGCCGCTGCGGCAGCGAAAGAAGTACACGTACCGGATATCGGCGGCGACGAAGTTGAAGTCACTGAAATCATGGTTAAAGTGGGCGACACCGTTGCGGCTGAACAGTCCCTTATCACCGTTGAAGGCGACAAAGCGTCGATGGAAGTGCCGGCGCCGTTCGCGGGCACCGTGAAAGAGATCAAAATCAACACCGGCGACAAAGTGTCCACCGGCTCGCTGATTATGGTCTTCGAAGTGGCGGGCGCTGCACCTGCTGCGGCTCCAGCGCAGGCGGCTGCTCCGGCAGCGGCGGCGGCACCTGCTGCCTCTGGCGCGAAAGACGTTAACGTTCCGGACATCGGCGGTGACGAAGTTGAAGTGACCGAAGTGATGGTGAAAGTGGGCGACAAAGTGGCCGCCGAGCAGTCACTGATCACCGTTGAAGGCGACAAAGCCTCAATGGAAGTCCCGGCGCCGTTCGCGGGTACGGTTAAAGAAATCAAAATCAGCACCGGCGATAAAGTAAAAACCGGTTCTCTGATTATGGTCTTCGAAGTGGAAGGCGCTGCGCCTGCTGCGGCTCCGGCTGCTGCACCAGCACCTGCTGCTGCCGCTCCGGCTCCAGCTGTTAAAGCTGCGGCACCGGCGGCGAAAGTGGAAGGCAAATCTGAGTTTGCTGAGAACGACGCTTACGTTCATGCGACCCCGCTGATTCGCCGTCTGGCGCGCGAGTTCGGTGTCAACCTGGCGAAAGTGAAGGGTTCAGGCCGTAAAGGTCGCATCCTGCGCGAAGACGTTCAGACCTACGTGAAAGACGCTATCAAGCGTGCGGAAGCCGCTCCGGCGGCCGCAGCAGGTGGCGGTATTCCGGGCATGCTGCCGTGGCCGAAAGTTGACTTCAGCAAGTTCGGCGAAATCGAAGAAGTGGAACTGGGCCGCATCCAGAAAATCTCGGGTGCGAACCTGAGCCGTAACTGGGTGATGATCCCGCACGTTACGCACTTCGACAAAACCGATATCACCGATCTGGAAGCGTTCCGTAAACAGCAGAACGCGGAAGCTGAGAAGCGCAAACTGGATGTGAAATTCACCCCGGTGGTCTTCATCATGAAAGCGGTTGCTGCGGCGCTTGAGCAGATGCCACGCTTTAACAGTTCGCTGTCTGAAGACGGTCAGCGTCTGACGCTGAAGAAATACATCAATATCGGTGTGGCGGTTGATACGCCAAATGGTCTGGTGGTTCCGGTCTTTAAAGACGTGAACAAGAAGAGCATTACCGAGTTGTCTCGCGAACTGACGGTGATCTCCAAAAAAGCGCGTGACGGTAAGCTGACAGCGGGCGAAATGCAGGGCGGTTGCTTCACCATCTCCAGCATCGGTGGCCTGGGTACTACCCACTTCGCACCGATTGTGAACGCACCGGAAGTGGCTATCCTCGGTGTCTCCAAGTCGGCGATGGAGCCGGTGTGGAACGGTAAAGAGTTTATCCCGCGTCTGATGATGCCTATCTCTCTGTCCTTCGACCACCGTGTGATTGACGGTGCTGATGGTGCGCGTTTCATTACCATCATCAACAATATGCTGTCTGACATTCGCCGCCTGGTGATGTAA